CTAAGAGGGTGAGGAGTCTGTACTATCTTGATGCTACTGTGATTATAGGAGAGTCAAATCTGGCTGCGGCTCCAGATTTGAGGCTATGGCATTTGAGAATGGGACATCTTGCTGAAGGTGGTCTCAAGCAACTCATGAAGAAGGGACTGATAAGTGGTGATATTGATCAGAAGCTTGACTTATGTGAGGAATGCATAAGAGGAAAGGCAAAGAAGCTACCATTTCCTACAGGAAAACACCACTCTACTTCTCCATTGGACTATGCTCATTCTGACTTATGGGGACCTGCACCAGTTCCTTCCTTGGGAGGGGGGAAGGTATTACATGTCTATAATAGATGATTACTCAAGGAAGGTGTGGGTCTATGTgctgaaagaaaaatcagatgCTTTCCTGGTTTTCAAAAATTGGTGCAAAGAAGTTGAGACTGAGAAAGGCTGTTCACTCAAGTGTTTGAGGACAGATAATGGGTTGGAGTATATGTCTAAAGAGTTCGATATTTTCTGTAAAGAAAGGGGAATGAAAAGACATAAAACAGTACCAGACAATCCACAACAGAATGACATTGCTGAGAGGCTCAACAGGACATTGCTTGAGAGAGTAAGATGTATGTTGCTCTCATCAGGTTTGGAGAAGAAGTTCTGGGGGGAGGCAGTATCCACAGCTGCTTATCTCCTTAACAAGTGCCCATCATCAAGTATTGGAGGTGATATACCTGATGAAAGGTGGTATGGAGGCAAGGCTGATTATTCCAGCCTTAGACCTTTTGGTTGCAGAGCCTTTGCTCACACTAGAGAAAGCAAGTTGGATCCAAGAGCATTGAGATGTGTGATGCTTGGATACCAAAAAGGTGTGAAAGGCTATAGGCTATGGTGTTTGGAGCCTGGGAATCACAAGGTGGTGGTGAGCAGAGATGTTGTATTTCTTGAGGAGCAGATGCCCTGTGTAAAAAATGACAGTAGCTCCACACAACCAAGTAAATCAATGAGTGATGGTTTTGAGGTGGAGCTTGGTGTGCCTGCTCTGGAGGAAGATGAGGCTACTGATGAATCAGTTAGTGGCCAGAGAGAACAACAGGGTGATGATCCTAGTGATTACCTGCTTGCCAGGGATAGAGCAAGAATAACTCAGAGAAGAATGCCTGCTAGGTATGCAGATTATGAGATGCTATCTTTTGCTTTAAATGTGGCTGAGCATGTTGAATATTCTGAACCAGCAACATACTCAGAGGCTGTAAATGGACCAGAAAAGGAGCAGTGGATTAAGGCAATGAAAGAGGAGTTTGATTCCCTTATCAGAAATGGAACATGGAGACAAGGTGATGATGAGGAGAGTCATAAGCTGCAAATGGGTtttcaagaagaaaattgagTCTGCTGTCCAAGAGCAGATCAGATTTAAGGCTCGATTAGTTGCTCGAGGTTTCACACAGGAGGAGGGAGTGGACTTTAATGAAATATTCTCTCCAGTTGTGAAGCACACATCAATAAGAATGCTGCTGGCCTTGGTTGCACAGAGAGGGTGGTATCTGGAGCAACTTGATGTCAAAACCGCTTTTCTAAATGGTGAGCTTGAGGAGACAATTTATATGGCTCAGCCTATGGGTTTTGAGGTCCCTGGTTCAGAAAACAAAGTGTGCTTGCTCAAGAAATCTATATATGGCTTGAGACAAAGCTCTAGGCAATGGTATAAGAAATTTGGTGAAAGCATGAGCAAGCATGATTTTGTGAGATCACAATATGACAATTGTGTGTATGTCAGGAGAAAAGAAGGTTCACCTGATGTTTATTTGCTGCtgtacgttgatgatatgttggtGGCTGGACCTGACTTGGGTGAGATCAAGAAAGTGAAGGATTTATTGAAATCtgattttgaaatgaaggatttgggaGAGGCTAGAAGGATATTGGGGATGGAGATCATCAGGGACAAGAAGAATGAAAAACTATGGTTATTTCAGTCTGATTATGTCCATAGAATTTTGAAGAAATTCAATGTCAGCAACATGAAGCCCACTGGAACTCCTCTAGCTAAGCATTTCAGACTGTCTTGTGATCAAAAGCCAAAGTCAGAAGAAGAGAGGTTAGAAATGAGCCTGATCCCATCCTCCAACATTGTAGGAAGCATTATGTACATGATgatttgtactagaccagatctGGCCCATGCTATCAGTGCAACTAGTAGGTACATGACAGATCATGGAagggagcattggaatgctttGAAGTGGACACTGAGATATTTGAGTGGAGCTGGGAATCTGGGGATTCTATATGAGCATAGACCAGACAGGAAAGGAGATGCCTTAGTTGGTTTCTGTGATTAGGATTATGCCACCAATCTGGACACAAGGAGGAGCCAAACAGGTTATGTCTTCACATTGTATGGCTCTGCTATCTGCTGGAAGTCAGGTTTGCAAGATGTGGTTGCTTTGTCTACCACTGAGGCTGAGTATTTAGCCTTAACTTCGGCTGTGAAGGAGAGTAAATGGTTGAAGGGGTTAGCCACTGATTTTGGCATAATGCAGCAAACTATCACAGTGAACTGTGATAATAATGGGGCCATATGTCTTGCAAAACATCAGATGTTCCATGAGAGATGCaagcatatagatgtgaggttacactttattagagatgagGTGGAGAGTGGGCAAGTGAAGTTGGAGAAGGTTGACACGGCCCACAACCCATCAGACATGCTTACCAAGCCTTTGGACAAAGGCAAATTTGACTATTGTTTAAGGCTGTTAAACATGGTCATTGTTCCTGATCTTGGAGCTGCTGAATGAAGGCTGAATGGTGaattcaaggtggagatttgttgttGGTGAATTAACATTCAGGCCCAAGGTCAAAGCCCATTTTCGGAGCCCAACACTGCAGACTGAAGTCTGTTgaaaactagccgttggaagaCTTGTTCCAACCGTTTTTGTACTCTTTTTCTTTAGCTTTCTTGGTTGGTTAGATTAGTTAGTTTTGAGCTGTTTTAGAGTTGATATAAGAGTTTAACTCTCTTGATTGTATATGTTGTAATCTCAGAATTCCATCAATATACAAGATCCAGTTTGTCTCTCCATATTCGTGTAAATACTTCTTTCGCGTTTCTTGTTCTTAGTTCATCCGATTGCATTGATTCTCCAACACAAACATATCATTTAGTTTGATATGGGaagtataaaataattagatttttATACTTGATAAAATTATGATCAAACATTTATTAAGTTCTAACTTAATATGAAATCAAATCACATTATAAATCAAAGAGAAATTCAACCATTAAAAGAAAGATCGATTATTTGAGATCCTTCTTTATATATAATTAGAATCCCAACGATTCCAGAAATTATCTTTCCATAAATATATTCTCAATGATACCATTTTTACACGAAATTTTAATTCGGGAATTTTTTACATGATTTTTAACATAAATAAGTGCCTAAATATGTAAGTAAGTAAAATCTAAAGCTGAAGAGTGTAATTGCCGACAGCTTGAATAacttaataattattttaatataaaatggaACCTGAATCGTAGACTCAAAAAACGGATCCTACACGTTTATTTCTATTACAACTTGCaaaacattttaattttttcaaacgTGGGGTAGTCAAAGTTGGGCAACAAAATACTATGAATTCAACTTGTTCAGATATTTGAAgttaataacattttttaatactCTGGAATCAAATCCATTTCTACTAAGTACATATATTAACATAATATTCGAGGTAACCAAATCTGTCGACATTATAGATTATAGTTGCTATTTTAGACTAGAGTTGcatatgattaatttaaatcaatttaaatatgaGATATAATTAGATGAGAATCTAACCATATTAGCAACTTCATCAGCCcgtacatttttttatttgatttgcaAAAAAATATTTGATCGAGATAGAAAAAATAACAAGCTAAATTCCAATCTTAATGTTATCAATTTGTGAATAATATAATACAAAAAATGCGaagttatattattattaacgGTCATTGATTCTACTCATACATGTAGCCTAGCCTCATTATTCGAATAATTGTTCATTTCCTCATTGATACATATGCATTTTTTTCAAAGTGTAAAGCTGTTAATTACATGCACACTTTTGTAGCTGTTTTAGCTCATTTATAGCTATTCGCCAACTAATATACCATAATCTTTAACGTGTGATGGTCTGTTGAGTGCTTTAGTTAGTAAATTAAATCGTTTTCATAACTATtaacttttaaatttaaatttaaattctatCAATTgttttactactagtattattttttcacatatcAAGTTATCAACTATGTAACTGGAAATACCAATGACTCCACAGCCAGCCCTACttattaattactagtattattctGGTCAGGTTGCTGACcacataaattattttattactaaaaaaataatatttggaCAATAGAGccaataaacaaacaaaaacaatgGTCACATGCATCAGGTTGATTCCATATGGTCAATCATTTTGTTTATTGTCATACAAcgaatttaagtttaaatttgaaAACATCACACACCActacatttaaattttattgaattatttagTTAGATTCATCTAACATTACATGTCACTTCAATAATTTCATTTCTCAATGACCTAAGATGGCCATGATACCACATGGCGTATCATAGATCGATTACAAGAAAAAAATCTTTTAGTATCACAATCGAGATTCATTATATTCTTTAATTTGATCTAGGACTGAATAATtcatatcaaattttatttatattgatgCCAGACCGTTTATAATATATTGAGCCTATCTTAGTGtatacaaaatcaaaatttgtatTCTACTAATATTGGGACGTTTATTATATCGTGTGCGTATTGATTGTGCCACAACTATATGAAAGTGTTTAAGGTGTTAATACTTAATTGTATCGATTATATATTAATTGGATCGGATATGAATTAATTAGATATTATTGCATTATCTTATGTGGTCCACACAATATTACTAAAACGCACAAGAGACCAACTTCTTTACTAAATTTGTATCCGATTATAAATATATCGTGGAtagaatgaatataataatattaattatccaatttatttatttatttatgttactagtaaaaaaatatagtaatagatttttgatatttttttctgCGTTCGCCCAGACTCACGACTATTGGTGCCTTTTCTAGACACTCTCAAGCTGTCTTGCCTCCAAAAACCGCGGACAGTTGCATAcataattaatgtcaacaatACTCGTTGCTGACTCATCTCCTTGTCAATATTACTTGTACTCATcctaaatttaataattttctcAGCTACCAATATTTTGACCTATCTTTAATCTTAAATAAACACTTATTGTGGGCTGCTGCCCCCTTTCCTATTTCACCTATTTAAACCCAAATTTTTTAATCACAGATCCTCACATTTGATTTCATCTCCTTCTCTCCCATTcttgttttttcattttcttcaagGATCTTGATCTATCTACATTGCTTCATTGGTAAGAATCTTGATCATCTATCCCTTTTGCTAGTTTGCTTATCTTGAAATCTAGTTAAAGTTATGCTTGTAATGCCACttttcttgattttgattcATGGTCCATGAGTTCATGTCTGGTTATGGTTCAATTCTTGCAGTTTAAAACCCGAAAAACGCCTCCGAAAACTGTAATAAAGCAAAGGAAAAAATGACAATCACAGCTGTGCCAGTGATCAAGAATGGCTGCCTAATGGTTCGTGGCAAGGTTGTCTTAACCGGAGTTCCAGACAACGTTGTCATCACTCCATCGAGCTCGGGGTCAGCCTTCGTTGGCGCCACTTCGCCTAGCCTGAGCTCGCACCATGTCTTCAATCTTGGAACTCTTGAGTGAGTTATTTCACATTTTCTGTTATTTCTGTTTTTTCTGTTATTTCTGTTATTTTCAGTTCTAACATTTTGCTTCACAAACCATTGACAGAAACTATAGATTCATGTGCCTTTTCATCGCGAAGATCTGGTGGATGATCCCGCGTGTTGGGAGGTCAGCTAGTGAGATCCCTATGGAGACTCAGATGCTTCTGTTGGAAGCTGAGGAGGAATCTGCTCTGGATTTGCTTCAGGAGGAGAGCGAAACGAGTGGGAATAAGTTCTACGTGCTCGTGCTGCCAGTGCTGGACGGAGCGTTCAGGACAACGCTGCAAGGGACTAAATCGAATGAGCTCCACTTCTGCAGTGAAAGTGGTAAGCTGAATTCACCTCAGAAGCTCTGCTTAGGCCTCTCTTTTTTTCTTGAAACTGACCTGGTGTTCTGTTTCGTGTTTAGGTGATCCTAATGTGCAAACATCGCAAGCGTTGGAAGGCGTTTTTGTCAATTCGGGTGACAACCCTTTTGAGCTACTCAAGGATTCAATCAAGTATGTTATGTTACATAGTTGAATCAAGAAACATTATGCCTCAGTAATCAGATTTTGATTCTTGAATTTGTTCTTTCTTGTGTAGGATATTGGCAAAGCATAAGGGCACATTTAGTCACCTAGATAACAAGAAGGTAACAATAGTTGATCCATGATCACCTAAACACACACTAAATGTGTGAAATTTTCTTGAATTTTGAATATGTTTGTTTGCTTTGAACAGTCTCCTGCTCACATAGACTGGTTTGGATGGTGCACATGGGATGCGTTCTACACTGATGTTACTCCAAATGGAATCAAAGATGGTCTACAAAGGTAtggcaaaaaaccgaaaaatcttTTATCGAATAAGCAAAAATCGAATCTTTTTTCTGAATTTGTATGAAATGCTTGATTCATGAAGCTTCAAAGAGGGTGGCATTTCTCCGAAGTATCTGATCATAGACGACGGGTGGCAAGAAACCGAGAACGAATTCAAGAAGGAAGGAGAGCCTATAATTGAGGGAACACAGTAGGTCTTTGCATCATTTAGCAAGAACCAATCTTTTTCAACGCATTTGATCATTATATTCATCATTTTTTCATGGTTTTTGGTTACAGATTTGCTACCAGATTAACTGATATCAaggaaaatagcaagttcaagATCTCAGAATCAGATGGTTCAGCCACAAATCTCAAAGAGTTGATCCATCAAATCAAGGAGAACTATGGCTTAAAGTAAGAATCTTGATTTAAAAAAAGGCTCAAGTTTCATATTTGATCAAAAAAGGCTAATTTTTACTTATATTGCAGGTATGTCTACATGTGGCACGCTCTAGCCGGCTACTGGGGCGGAGTGCAGCCTGCATCGGAGGCGCTCAAGAAGTACAACCCGAAGCTGCAATACCCGGTGCAGTCACCAGGGAACGTCGGGAACATCACAGACATAGCCATGGACAGCCTGGAAAAGTATGGAGTTGGAGTGGTTGATCCTGAAAAGGCCTTCGATTTCTACAACGATATGCACAGCTATCTTGCCAGCAGCGGTGTGGATGGTGTCAAGGTCGACGTGCAGAACCTGATCGAGACTCTGGGAGCCGGACACGGTGGCAGAGTCTCCATCACCAAACAGTATCATGAAGCTCTTGATGAGTCCATTGAGAAGAACTTCACTGACAACAATTTGATCTGCTGCATGTGTCACAACTCAGATTCGATTTTCAGCTCAAAGAAGAGCGCAACCGCTAGAGCCTCCGAGGATTTCATGCCAAATGAGCCCACATTTCAGACACTGCACATTGCATCTGTATCTTTCAACAGCCTTCTGCTAGGTGAAGTTGTTGTGCCAGATTGGGACATGTTCCATGTAAGCACCTTCAATTTGCTCGTTCATTTGATTCATACAACGGTTGATGTGATCCGATGCTAAAAGATTTATAAATGCTGCAGAGCAATCACAGCACTGCAGAGTTCCATGGTGCAGCAAGAGCAATAGGAGGCTGTCCAGTGTATGTGAGGTACAAACATTCTTCACTCGAATCATACTAAAACATTTGTTTTCAATAATGTGATTAACTCAACTGACTACATTCTTGCAGCGACAAGCCAGGAAAACACGACTTCAAGATCCTCAAGAAACTCGTGCTGCACGATGGATCCATCTTTAGGGCTAGATATGCTGGAAGGCCTACACGCGACTGCCTGTTTGTTGATCCGGTCATGGATGGAAAGAGCTTGCTCAAGATATGGAACTTGAACAAGATAACTGGAGTTGTTGGAGTCTTCAACTGCCAAGGAGCTGGAACTTGGCCTATGAAACAAGCACCCGAATCCACTCAAAACACCGGCCCCATCTCAGGCCGTTTTAGCCCCCTTGATGTGGAATACCTCGAAGACATTGCAGGCGAAACGTGGACTGAGGACTGTGCTGTATACGCCTTCAATTCAGGTTTAGCAAAGCTTCATCACAGAAACAGCTCAAAACACAAATGCAATAAAAATTCATTCTTGATCGTAACTTCTTCTTCATTTTTGAACGCTGCAGGAACCCTTTCAAGAGTGCCTAAAAACAGAGCTGTTAGAGTGTCACTGGGAGTGTTAGAGTGTGAAATCTTCACCATTTCTCCAATAAAAGTAAGCAGAGTTCtagcaaaaataaaataaaaaatcgattCTTTTTTCATGTTGTAGTTAGTCATTCTTGATGACTAACATGGACTACTTTTTGTGATGTGATCAGCAGATGTTGAATGAGGAAATCCAATTTGCACCTATTGGTCTGATTAACATGTACAACTCTGGTGGAGCAGTCGAGGATTGTACATTTGGTGAAACTGTGACAATCAAGGCAAGAGGGAGAGGATTGTTTGGAGCATATTCGAGTAAGAAACCGCGTTTCTGTAAGGTGGAGAAGAAAGATGAGGAGTTTACATACAGTTCAGACAGTGGATTGCTCACAGTAGATCTTCAAAGTGACAGCAGCTTCAAAGAGATTGAGATTGTATATTGAATTATTCCAGATTTTCCAAGAGCAAAGATGTAGGATTTTTCACAGAAgaaaattattcaaaatttttCATCATGAGGATCAAAAAGAAGAGGGAATTTATATCAATCTTTTTTTGTCATTGTTTtctgttatttctttcattcttttttttgtAAAGCTAGTGGTTGATTCAATAATGGAAGATGgattttatctattattatatgcttactattcacaaaatcaagaaaaagtACTCCATATACTCAGTTATGAAACTCAATATATTTTGTATTAGTAAAGTCTAAACCCAAAATCAAATATGAACTGGATTTGGCCAATTCATTTCATCATGATCATTTTCTTAATGCAGAGTCTCTGTCAAAatacaatatatattaatattatctatgataatgttgaagcaaaaatgaaaaatcgcATATGTAAAACACACACAGCAGCAAACATATAGTAGAAAATTTCCAAAAAAGAATTGACAAGAAAAGGGAAATCTCTTATTAAAcaaatatagataaaaatgtgTTCCATGCAACTACAGAACTGTTGTGCAGCAAACTTGCCACTATCTGTTCCATCTTTTACTACAGTTTTGATGAAAATAATCAGACAACGCTGCTAAGAGTAGTCGCCATGCCACGCAGAAAAAGTGGATGTCGATGAACATCACAGAGAAATATCTTTACCAAAAAGTTGAGCTATTCCAGCAGTAGGATCTTCCTGCTTAACAAGCGACTCGCCCACCAGCACCTGTTAAAACAACAAGACGACGCACGAGTGCTCAGATACACAATGTAAAGTGGTTACTAGGGTTGAAAATGAGCTGAGCAACAACTTTTGGCGCTTAAGAGCGGCCATAAAGACACAGAAGAGACTCCAACTCCCATCTTGTGGCAGTTGGTTTTGCCACTTCCCTACTCATTGTCAATTATAGTTTATTTGTAGCCTCAATTAAGATATTTCTCAAAGTTTAGCGCATACAAAGAATAAGTCAAAGCTGAGactgaaaaatgaaaaacggtGAATGTAACATAAATTGTATTAGTATAATTAACCATAGAACTTTATCAGTTTTTTGGTGGTAACATAGATGTAATGTAATTTCAGTATGACAGGATGAATAAATGAGTATTTTCATTTTCCAAACAACAAGATTTAAATATACGTGCATTGATGAATAGCCGTTACTACTTACTGCTTTAACACCGGCTTCTTGGACATAAGCAATATCTGCAGGTGTGAAAAGTCCAGACTCTCCAACAACCTGAGAATTTCATTAAATAGTATCGATATGAGctaacataaaaaaaaaggagaatagAAAGATTTGTAAGCTACTTGAAGGACTGCTTACCGTAATTCCTTTCTCGATTATTTTCTGTCCACGCTCCCCTTCAAGAAGCTTTTTTGTATTGGCGATGTCAAGCTCAAATGTTTCTAAATGTCGAAATAATGAACAGTCTCATTATGTATGTACAGTCTAATAAAGCTGAAAGC
This genomic interval from Salvia splendens isolate huo1 chromosome 13, SspV2, whole genome shotgun sequence contains the following:
- the LOC121762168 gene encoding probable galactinol--sucrose galactosyltransferase 2 isoform X2 yields the protein MTITAVPVIKNGCLMVRGKVVLTGVPDNVVITPSSSGSAFVGATSPSLSSHHVFNLGTLENYRFMCLFIAKIWWMIPRVGRSASEIPMETQMLLLEAEEESALDLLQEESETSGNKFYVLVLPVLDGAFRTTLQGTKSNELHFCSESGDPNVQTSQALEGVFVNSGDNPFELLKDSIKILAKHKGTFSHLDNKKSPAHIDWFGWCTWDAFYTDVTPNGIKDGLQSFKEGGISPKYLIIDDGWQETENEFKKEGEPIIEGTQFATRLTDIKENSKFKISESDGSATNLKELIHQIKENYGLKYVYMWHALAGYWGGVQPASEALKKYNPKLQYPVQSPGNVGNITDIAMDSLEKYGVGVVDPEKAFDFYNDMHSYLASSGVDGVKVDVQNLIETLGAGHGGRVSITKQYHEALDESIEKNFTDNNLICCMCHNSDSIFSSKKSATARASEDFMPNEPTFQTLHIASVSFNSLLLGEVVVPDWDMFHSNHSTAEFHGAARAIGGCPVYVSDKPGKHDFKILKKLVLHDGSIFRARYAGRPTRDCLFVDPVMDGKSLLKIWNLNKITGVVGVFNCQGAGTWPMKQAPESTQNTGPISGRFSPLDVEYLEDIAGETWTEDCAVYAFNSGTLSRVPKNRAVRVSLGVLECEIFTISPIKMLNEEIQFAPIGLINMYNSGGAVEDCTFGETVTIKARGRGLFGAYSSKKPRFCKVEKKDEEFTYSSDSGLLTVDLQSDSSFKEIEIVY
- the LOC121762168 gene encoding probable galactinol--sucrose galactosyltransferase 2 isoform X1, translating into MTITAVPVIKNGCLMVRGKVVLTGVPDNVVITPSSSGSAFVGATSPSLSSHHVFNLGTLENYRFMCLFIAKIWWMIPRVGRSASEIPMETQMLLLEAEEESALDLLQEESETSGNKFYVLVLPVLDGAFRTTLQGTKSNELHFCSESGDPNVQTSQALEGVFVNSGDNPFELLKDSIKILAKHKGTFSHLDNKKSPAHIDWFGWCTWDAFYTDVTPNGIKDGLQSFKEGGISPKYLIIDDGWQETENEFKKEGEPIIEGTQFATRLTDIKENSKFKISESDGSATNLKELIHQIKENYGLKYVYMWHALAGYWGGVQPASEALKKYNPKLQYPVQSPGNVGNITDIAMDSLEKYGVGVVDPEKAFDFYNDMHSYLASSGVDGVKVDVQNLIETLGAGHGGRVSITKQYHEALDESIEKNFTDNNLICCMCHNSDSIFSSKKSATARASEDFMPNEPTFQTLHIASVSFNSLLLGEVVVPDWDMFHSNHSTAEFHGAARAIGGCPVYVSDKPGKHDFKILKKLVLHDGSIFRARYAGRPTRDCLFVDPVMDGKSLLKIWNLNKITGVVGVFNCQGAGTWPMKQAPESTQNTGPISGRFSPLDVEYLEDIAGETWTEDCAVYAFNSGTLSRVPKNRAVRVSLGVLECEIFTISPIKQMLNEEIQFAPIGLINMYNSGGAVEDCTFGETVTIKARGRGLFGAYSSKKPRFCKVEKKDEEFTYSSDSGLLTVDLQSDSSFKEIEIVY